Proteins encoded together in one Sander lucioperca isolate FBNREF2018 chromosome 17, SLUC_FBN_1.2, whole genome shotgun sequence window:
- the nop10 gene encoding H/ACA ribonucleoprotein complex subunit 3: MFLQFYLNDNGDRVYTLKKICPDGQPTSSAHPARFSPDDKFSRHRVTVKKRFGLLLTQRPRPVL; the protein is encoded by the exons ATGTTTCTGCAGTTTTACCTAAATGATAACGGGGACAGAGTTTACACTCTgaag AAGATTTGTCCTGATGGGCAGCCCACCAGCTCAGCCCACCCGGCTCGCTTCTCCCCAGACGACAAGTTCTCCCGACACCGGGTGACAGTGAAGAAACGCTTCGGCCTTCTGCTCACCCAGCGACCCAGACCTGTTCTGtga